In a genomic window of Balnearium lithotrophicum:
- a CDS encoding nicotinate phosphoribosyltransferase: MKSSPLFTDLYELTMLYAYLENGKKEWASFELFVRELPKNRNYLVFSGLNDVVELIENLRFSKEDVDYLYSLNLFPNWFLDFLKEFEFTGKVYSMREGEVFFQNEPVLRVEAPIYEAQLLETAVMNQIHISSLIATKAARIFSVSRGRGLSDFSLRRTHGFDAGMKVARNSYLAGFNSTSNVLAGKVYGMPVVGTVAHSFIMSFESEEEAFRAFLKAFPEKAVLLIDTYDTVEGAKKAVKVSKEMGVKLRGVRLDSGNVVELSKEVRRILDGAGFTETKIIVSGGLDEYRIDEILKEGAPVDAFGVGTKFGTSADSPYIDFVYKLVEYDGKPVMKLSPGKRMYPGRKQVFRREGEDVVSLFDEKLKGEPLLEKVIENGKPVKKLPELKESREFFLRRFSELPDEIKDIHRKVEYPVHVSEKLKKLYKSLERELEEEEIEGAENNNN, translated from the coding sequence ATGAAGAGTTCACCCCTTTTTACAGACCTATACGAATTAACGATGCTCTACGCCTATTTAGAAAACGGTAAAAAAGAGTGGGCTTCCTTTGAACTTTTTGTAAGGGAGCTCCCAAAAAACAGAAACTATTTGGTATTTTCAGGCCTTAACGATGTTGTTGAACTGATTGAGAACTTAAGGTTTTCGAAAGAGGACGTTGACTACCTTTACTCTCTAAACCTCTTTCCAAACTGGTTCTTGGACTTTCTAAAGGAGTTTGAGTTTACGGGAAAAGTTTACTCAATGAGGGAAGGTGAGGTTTTCTTTCAAAATGAACCCGTTTTAAGGGTAGAGGCTCCCATCTACGAGGCTCAGCTTTTGGAAACTGCAGTTATGAACCAAATTCACATATCCTCTCTCATAGCAACAAAGGCTGCAAGGATTTTCTCCGTTTCGAGGGGAAGGGGACTTTCAGACTTTTCTCTGAGGAGAACCCACGGCTTTGATGCCGGAATGAAGGTTGCAAGAAACTCGTACTTGGCAGGATTTAACTCTACCTCGAACGTTTTAGCGGGAAAGGTCTACGGGATGCCGGTAGTTGGAACCGTTGCTCACTCTTTCATAATGTCCTTTGAAAGTGAGGAGGAAGCCTTCAGAGCGTTTTTAAAGGCATTTCCGGAAAAGGCAGTTTTGCTGATTGATACGTACGATACGGTTGAGGGAGCAAAAAAGGCAGTTAAGGTATCTAAAGAGATGGGAGTTAAACTCAGGGGAGTGAGGCTTGACAGCGGAAACGTTGTAGAGCTCTCCAAAGAGGTCAGGAGAATTTTAGACGGAGCTGGATTTACAGAGACGAAAATAATTGTCAGTGGAGGATTGGACGAGTATAGGATAGATGAGATTTTGAAGGAAGGAGCTCCCGTTGATGCTTTTGGAGTTGGAACGAAGTTTGGAACATCTGCAGACTCTCCCTATATAGACTTTGTCTACAAGTTGGTTGAGTACGATGGAAAACCTGTTATGAAGCTGAGTCCCGGAAAGAGAATGTACCCCGGAAGAAAACAGGTTTTCAGGAGGGAAGGAGAGGACGTTGTTTCCCTGTTTGATGAGAAGTTAAAGGGAGAACCACTTTTAGAAAAGGTAATTGAGAACGGAAAGCCTGTCAAAAAACTTCCCGAACTGAAAGAGAGCAGGGAGTTCTTCCTTAGGAGGTTTTCGGAGCTCCCCGATGAAATTAAAGACATCCATAGAAAAGTAGAATATCCCGTTCATGTAAGTGAAAAATTGAAGAAACTATACAAGTCGCTTGAGAGGGAGTTAGAGGAGGAAGAGATTGAAGGAGCCGAAAATAATAACAATTGA
- the kdsA gene encoding 3-deoxy-8-phosphooctulonate synthase, producing MIVIAGPCVIEDRNTQLEVGKTIRELQDKFPEHTFIFKSSFDKANRSSIHSYRGPGLEKGLELLLEVKEKFSLPITTDIHESWQAEPVGEVVDVVQVPAFLCRQTDLLVAAAKTGKTVNVKKGQFMAPWDMGNVVEKLKVSGVKEVWLTERGTTFGYNNLVVDFRSLPIMKRFGVKVFYDATHSVQRPGGLGKSSGGDREFIPYLSRAAVSVGVDGLFFEVHPEPERALSDGPNMLKLEDFRILIGKLFELEKKVRELWSE from the coding sequence ATGATAGTAATTGCTGGGCCGTGTGTTATAGAGGATAGGAATACACAGTTAGAGGTGGGGAAAACTATAAGGGAGCTCCAGGATAAGTTCCCAGAACATACGTTTATCTTTAAGTCCTCATTTGATAAGGCAAACAGGAGCTCCATTCACTCGTACAGGGGGCCAGGACTTGAAAAGGGGCTGGAGCTCCTTTTAGAGGTAAAAGAGAAATTTTCCCTACCGATAACGACTGACATTCACGAGAGTTGGCAGGCAGAACCTGTCGGAGAGGTTGTTGACGTTGTTCAGGTTCCGGCGTTTCTGTGCAGACAGACAGACCTCTTAGTTGCCGCTGCAAAAACGGGAAAAACAGTTAACGTAAAAAAGGGACAGTTCATGGCTCCTTGGGACATGGGAAACGTTGTGGAGAAACTAAAAGTTTCAGGGGTCAAGGAAGTTTGGCTCACAGAGAGAGGAACAACATTTGGCTACAATAACTTGGTTGTAGACTTTCGCTCACTGCCGATAATGAAGAGGTTTGGAGTTAAGGTTTTCTACGATGCTACCCATTCGGTTCAAAGACCTGGAGGGCTTGGAAAGTCAAGCGGAGGTGACAGGGAGTTTATTCCCTACCTTTCAAGGGCTGCGGTTTCCGTTGGAGTTGACGGCCTATTTTTTGAGGTTCACCCAGAACCTGAGAGAGCCCTCTCTGACGGCCCAAACATGCTAAAACTTGAGGATTTTAGAATTCTCATTGGTAAACTATTTGAACTTGAAAAAAAGGTTAGGGAGCTCTGGAGTGAGTGA
- the cmk gene encoding (d)CMP kinase, with protein sequence MKEPKIITIDGPAGAGKSTVAKEIAKRFGYVHLDSGALYRAIGYFCKLKGVNLTKKEEVLGAIKNINVELLPNGRVLLNGKDVTKEIRTPEGGVLASQVAQFPEVREFVVKLLREMAVGKKIVIDGRDAGTYIFPEADLKIYLTAFPEERARRRYKELKEKGFNVTFEEVLKEVIERDKKDESREFAPLKVPEGAVIVDTTGKSLEEVLKTISNLINN encoded by the coding sequence TTGAAGGAGCCGAAAATAATAACAATTGACGGACCAGCAGGTGCAGGAAAGAGTACTGTTGCAAAGGAGATTGCAAAGAGGTTTGGCTACGTTCACCTTGATTCTGGAGCTCTCTACAGGGCTATTGGTTACTTCTGCAAGTTAAAGGGAGTTAATCTAACAAAAAAGGAAGAAGTTTTGGGGGCCATAAAAAACATAAATGTTGAGCTTTTACCAAATGGAAGAGTTCTGCTAAACGGAAAGGATGTAACGAAAGAAATAAGAACACCTGAGGGAGGAGTTCTTGCATCTCAGGTTGCTCAGTTCCCGGAGGTTAGGGAGTTCGTTGTTAAGCTCTTGAGGGAAATGGCTGTCGGAAAAAAGATTGTTATAGACGGAAGGGATGCAGGAACGTACATATTCCCAGAGGCCGACCTGAAAATCTACCTAACAGCCTTCCCTGAGGAGAGGGCAAGAAGGAGGTATAAGGAACTAAAGGAGAAGGGATTTAACGTGACCTTTGAGGAAGTTTTAAAGGAAGTCATAGAGAGGGATAAAAAGGACGAAAGCAGGGAGTTTGCTCCCCTAAAAGTTCCGGAGGGAGCGGTTATTGTTGATACAACGGGAAAAAGTTTAGAGGAAGTTTTAAAAACAATATCAAATTTAATCAATAATTAA
- a CDS encoding endonuclease III domain-containing protein: MSENERIRKIIEILRKEKKNWDVPVVSLMAQTGSDPFKILVSTVLSLRTKDKVTEEASNRLFQVVKSPEDLLKLTEEEISNLIYPVGFYRRKAKSLKEIAKILVEKYGGKVPSTIEELLKLPGVGRKTANLVVTLGFGKPGICVDTHVHRIMNRLGYVKTKTPEETEFALREKLPKEYWIEINELLVALGQHICHPTSPKCSQCPISGLCPKVGVKRRR, encoded by the coding sequence GTGAGTGAAAACGAGAGAATTAGAAAAATCATTGAAATTTTAAGGAAAGAAAAGAAAAACTGGGATGTTCCTGTCGTTTCACTTATGGCTCAGACAGGGAGCGACCCTTTTAAGATTTTGGTTTCAACGGTTCTGAGCCTTAGAACAAAGGATAAGGTTACAGAGGAAGCATCAAACAGGCTCTTTCAGGTTGTTAAATCTCCCGAGGATTTACTAAAACTCACGGAGGAGGAAATCTCAAATCTCATCTATCCAGTTGGGTTTTACAGGAGAAAGGCCAAAAGTCTGAAAGAAATTGCGAAGATTCTTGTAGAGAAGTACGGAGGAAAAGTTCCCTCCACGATAGAGGAGCTCCTAAAACTTCCCGGCGTTGGAAGGAAAACTGCAAACTTAGTTGTAACCTTAGGATTTGGAAAACCTGGAATATGTGTTGATACACACGTTCACAGAATTATGAACAGGCTCGGCTACGTTAAAACAAAAACGCCGGAGGAGACAGAGTTTGCACTGAGGGAAAAACTTCCGAAGGAGTACTGGATTGAAATTAACGAACTATTAGTTGCACTGGGACAGCACATCTGCCACCCGACATCTCCAAAGTGCTCCCAGTGTCCAATTTCGGGGCTCTGTCCTAAAGTTGGCGTTAAAAGGAGGAGATGA